The Novosphingobium sp. Gsoil 351 genome contains the following window.
GCGGCGGGTCGGGTTGCCGCGCTTCCAGATAGCGGCAAATCGCCACGCTTTCGGTGATGACCGTGCCGTCGTCGAGCTGGAGCGACGGGGTTTGCCCGCGCGGGTTGATCGCGATGTACTCGGGCGATTTCTGCTCGCGCCTGACGATTGACACCTCGCGAGTATCGAGCACGATAGCCTTTTCCGCAGCGAAGATGCGCACCCGCCGCGGGTTGGGCGCCGGGTTGGGACTGTCGTAGAAGATCACGCGCCTTTGAACACGGGCTTGCGCTTTTCCATGAACGCCGTGCCGCCCTCAACGGCATCCGCGCTCGATCCGGCGATACGCTGACCCTCGGCCTCCGCCAGCAACGCCTCGGCGAAGCTGTTTTCCAGCGCGGTGAGGATGTTCTTGCGCATCGTCGAATAGGCCACGGTCGGCCCGTTGGCGAGCCGGGTGGCGAGCGCGCGGGCCTCGGCCATCAACACGTCGTCCTCCACGCACTTGTAGATCAGGCCCCACTCCGCCGCCTTCTCGCCCGAAATCTTCTCGCCCAGCATCATCATTTCGGTCGCGCGTGCCTTGCCGACCAGCCGTGGCAGCATCCAGCTCGCCCCGCCGTCGGGGACCAGCCCGATGTTGACGAAGGCCTGGAGGAAATAACCGCTCCTCCCCGCGATGACGAAATCGCCCGCCAGCCCGATCGAGCAGCCGACCCCCGCCGCCGCGCCGTTTACCGCAGTGATGATCGGCATGTTGAGCCGCGCCAGGTTCATGATCAGCGGGTTGTAGTGCCGGGTCAGCGCGATGTAGCTGCCCTCCCCGCCCGAGATCGAGCGGCTGCCTTTGGCGGCCAAGTCCGCCCCCGAACAGAACCCGCGTCCCGCCCCGGTTACGATCAGGCACCGCGCGCCTTCGAGCGTCGACACCGCATCGTTGATCTCACCCGCCATCTCGAGCGAGCAGGCGTTCATTCGCTCTTGGCGGTTGAGGGTGATCGTGGCGATATGGTCGGCGATGTCGACGGTGATGGTCTGGTAGGTCAAAGGTTTCCCTCTCCAAATTCCTCACCCTGAACTTGTTTCAGGGTCCATTTCTCCACCCGCTCCACCTGTGCCGTTGGGCACGATGGATGCTGAAACAAGTTCAGCATGACGGGCATGGGGTGAACGTCAGTGGCCCGCCCCCCTCGGCGTCTCCATGATTTCGGTGAGCACGCCCTGCATATCTTTGGGATGCACAAAAAGATAAGCGTCCCATGCGCCCCGATCCGAGGTTCGCCGAGCACGCGCTTGCCCTGGCCTTCGAACCAGACCTTGGCGGCGTGGATGTCCGGCACTTCATAACACATGTGGTGCTGGCCCCCGGCGGGGTTCTTGTCGAGGAACGACTGGATGGAGGTGTTGCCCGGCAGCGGCTCGACCAGCTCGATCTGGGTGCCGCTTAGCGCCCCATCCGCGCCGGGCGTATCGACAAAGCACACTTTGACGCCTTGCTCGGGCAAGTCGAACGGCTCGTGGATCTTGGTCGCGCCCATGACGTCGCGATAGAACGCGACGCTGTCGGCAATCGAGGGCGTGGCGACGCCGATATGGTTCAAGCGACCGAGTTTCATTTCAATTTCTCACAACGGAATGTTGTCATGCTTCTTCCACGGGTTTTCCAGCATCTTGCCGCGCAGCTTTGCGTAGCCCCAGCGCGATCCGGCGCCGGGTCGAGTGCGGGTAGATCACGTCGTCGATGAAGCCCATGCTCGCGGCTACGAACGGGTTGGCGAAGCGGTCTTCGTATTCCTTGGTGTGTACGGCGATTTCGTCCGAGGTCTTGCCGCGGAAGATGATCTCAACCGCGCCTTTCGCGCCCATCACCGCGATCTCGGCCGTAGGCCAGGCGTAGTTGAGATCGCCGCGCAGGTGCTTGCTGGCCATAACGTCGTAGGCGCCACCATAGGCCTTGCGGGTGATCACGGTGATCTTGGGCACGGTCGCCTCGGCATAGGCGAACAGCAGCTTGGCGCCATGCTTGATGATCCCGCCCAGTTCCTGCGCAGTGCCGGGAAGGAACCCGGGGACATCGACGAAAGTCAGGATCGGAATGCCGAATGCGTCGCAGAACCGCACGAAGCGCGCGGCCTTCTTGGATGAATTGATGTCGAGTACGCCAGCCAACACCATCGGCTGGTTGGCGACCACGCCTACGGTGCGCCCCTCTATCCGTCCGAACCCGACCAGGATATTGCCTGCATGCGCTGGCTGAATTTCAAAGAACTCGCCTTCGTCCAGCACCTTTCGCACCACTTCGTGCATATCGTAGGGCTGGTTGGCATTGGCCGGGATCAGCGTATCGAGGCTGTCCTCGATGCGGTCGAAAGGGTCCTCAGTCGGCCGCTCGGGTACATCCGATCGATTGGAATGCGGCAGGTAATCGATGAAATCGCGCGCGGTCAGCAGGGTCTCGATGTCGTTTTCCAACGCTAGGTCGGCCACGCTGGTCTTGGTGGTGTGCGTGATCGCCCCACCCAGTTCCTCCTGCGTCACCACCTCGTTGGTTACGGTCTTGACCACGTCGGGACCGGTGACGAACATGTACGAACTGTCCTTCACCATGAAGATGAAGTCGGTCATCGCAGGCGAGTAAACCGCGCCGCCCGCGCACGGTCCCATGATCAGGCTGAGCTGTGGCACGACGCCGCTGGCGAGCACGTTGCGCTGGAAGATCTCGGCATAGCCGCCCAGGCTGGCGACGCCTTCCTGGATGCGCGCGCCGCCGCTGTCGTTGAGGCCGATGACCGGCGCGCCGACCTTCATCGCGTTGTCCATCACCTTGCAGATCTTCTGTGCATGGCGTTCCGACACCGCCCCGCCGAACACGGTGAAGTCCTGGCTGAACACATAGACCAGCCGCCCGTTGATCGTGCCGCTGCCGGTAACCACGCCGTCGCCTGGGAAGGTCTGCCCGGCCATCCCGAATTCGGTGGCGTTGTGCTCGACATACATGTCGAGCTCTTCGAAGCTCCCTTCGTCGAGCAGAACCATCAGCCGTTCGCGCGCGGTCAGCTTGCCCTTGGCGTGCTGTGCGTCGATCCGCTTCTGACCCCCACCGAGACGAGCGGCGGCGCGGCGGCGTTCGAGTTCGGCGATATTGGCGGACATTGAGGCTCCCCGTTGACGACGAGCGCCTTGCCGGGCCATCGCCGTAGCGTCAAGGGGTGCTTAATCGCGCGATTAAACCGCCACGAGGCCGCGCTCGATCAGGCTGCGCGCGGTGTCCTCGATCGTGTCGTCGGGCGAGCGCGGCGCCCAGCCGAGCGCATCGCGGGCGTGCTGGCCGCTGGTCGAGCGGGTCCGCCCGAGCTCGCCGACCAATTGGCGCAAATCCGGCACGAATCGCGCCAGCAGGCGGACCATGAAGTTCGGCATCCGCCGCGTCGGTACCTTGCGCGCCTGGTCGCCGAGCCGGGCTCGCACGACGCGGGCGAGGTCGGCGAACTTGTAGAACGGTCCCGCCGAGGCGATGAAGCGGCCGTTGCGCACTTTATCCGCGGGGGCGATCAAAGCGCGAACGTGCAGATCGGCCACATCGCGCACGTCGACCAGGCAGAACCCGACGTCAGGCAAGGCGGGGATCTTGCCTTCGAGCAGTTGCTTGGCGATTTCGATCGAGGCGGCGAAATCGTCGCCCAGCACCGGCCCCAGCACCGCGACGGGATTGACCGAGCAGAACTCGATGCCCCCGCCCTCGCGCGCCACCCATTCGCGCGCAGCGCGCTCGGCGATGGTCTTCGATTTGACGTAGGGCTGAACGCCGGGCGCGGTAATATCGGTC
Protein-coding sequences here:
- a CDS encoding aldehyde reductase; amino-acid sequence: MTSTVLVTGGSGYIAAFLIRQLAEAGWTVHTTIRNLAGEAKARERLGIPGEPVTFFAAELMNDAGWAEAMAGCTHVAHVASPFPVGVPKSEDDLIVPAREGALRALRFARDAGVKRFVLTSSAAAVAYGHPAGKTEFTEDDWTDITAPGVQPYVKSKTIAERAAREWVAREGGGIEFCSVNPVAVLGPVLGDDFAASIEIAKQLLEGKIPALPDVGFCLVDVRDVADLHVRALIAPADKVRNGRFIASAGPFYKFADLARVVRARLGDQARKVPTRRMPNFMVRLLARFVPDLRQLVGELGRTRSTSGQHARDALGWAPRSPDDTIEDTARSLIERGLVAV
- a CDS encoding enoyl-CoA hydratase-related protein; translation: MTYQTITVDIADHIATITLNRQERMNACSLEMAGEINDAVSTLEGARCLIVTGAGRGFCSGADLAAKGSRSISGGEGSYIALTRHYNPLIMNLARLNMPIITAVNGAAAGVGCSIGLAGDFVIAGRSGYFLQAFVNIGLVPDGGASWMLPRLVGKARATEMMMLGEKISGEKAAEWGLIYKCVEDDVLMAEARALATRLANGPTVAYSTMRKNILTALENSFAEALLAEAEGQRIAGSSADAVEGGTAFMEKRKPVFKGA